The Hyphomonas sediminis genome contains a region encoding:
- a CDS encoding TetR/AcrR family transcriptional regulator — MADTTTPALSTGKRASTKAANRRAILQAGRQVFARIGYEATTVRDIIRETDLAAGTFYNYFKSKEEVFQAIAEDSTHRFRDRLADVRATAQSLEDYMEHAYRAYFGFIARDNEAAIASGAPHIALIGVRVDTPEMQAVAQEIRADLEHVLSRQGTTPAVDTEYLAAAAIGIAREMGDYMLKRRPVDVEGATCFACTLLLSGLKALGRPD; from the coding sequence ATGGCTGATACGACGACGCCCGCCCTCTCCACCGGTAAACGCGCCAGCACCAAGGCGGCAAACCGCCGGGCTATCCTCCAGGCGGGCCGCCAGGTCTTCGCGCGCATCGGCTATGAGGCCACCACCGTGCGGGATATCATCCGCGAGACGGACCTCGCTGCGGGAACTTTCTACAATTATTTCAAGTCGAAAGAAGAAGTCTTCCAGGCCATCGCCGAGGATTCGACCCATCGTTTCCGCGATCGCCTCGCCGATGTCCGCGCCACCGCGCAGAGCCTTGAAGACTATATGGAACACGCCTACCGCGCCTATTTCGGCTTCATCGCCCGCGATAACGAAGCCGCCATCGCCAGCGGCGCGCCCCACATCGCCCTTATCGGCGTCCGGGTCGATACGCCCGAAATGCAGGCCGTCGCCCAGGAAATCCGCGCCGATCTCGAACACGTCCTCTCCCGTCAGGGCACAACTCCTGCGGTTGACACTGAATACCTCGCCGCCGCCGCCATCGGCATCGCCCGCGAGATGGGCGACTATATGCTCAAGCGCCGCCCGGTGGATGTCGAAGGCGCCACGTGCTTTGCCTGCACGCTGCTGCTCTCCGGCCTGAAGGCGCTCGGCCGCCCGGATTGA
- a CDS encoding SDR family oxidoreductase, which yields MDISKLMFRDGLMKDERILVTGGGSGLGKEMAEGFLKLGAEVHICGRRGGVLEETANELMAKHGGKVVPHACDIRVAEAITEMNDNIWSKHGALTGLINNAAGNFISRTEDLSIRGFDAISNIVFRGTFYMTHDIGKRWIAEKRRGSVCSILTTWVWNGGPFVVPSAMSKAGVNVMTQSLAVEWGRYGLRFNAIAPGPFPTEGMSKRLSPDAEGAKRMDSGASNPMGRVGEMHELVNLAAFLMAPGAEYVNGQTIAIDGAAYNAAGGNFSMLTAWGDEQWAAARDAIEATNAKDRAKRTV from the coding sequence ATGGATATTTCAAAGCTGATGTTCCGCGATGGCCTGATGAAGGACGAGCGGATCCTGGTGACCGGCGGCGGCAGCGGCCTTGGCAAGGAAATGGCCGAGGGCTTTCTGAAACTTGGCGCGGAAGTGCATATCTGCGGGCGGCGCGGCGGCGTACTGGAAGAGACGGCAAATGAGCTGATGGCAAAGCATGGCGGCAAGGTGGTTCCCCATGCCTGCGACATCCGCGTGGCCGAAGCGATCACGGAAATGAACGACAATATCTGGTCCAAGCACGGCGCGCTGACCGGCCTGATCAACAATGCGGCGGGCAATTTCATTTCGCGCACGGAGGATCTTTCGATCCGCGGCTTTGATGCGATTTCCAACATCGTGTTCCGCGGCACCTTCTACATGACGCATGACATCGGCAAGCGCTGGATCGCCGAGAAGCGGCGCGGCAGCGTCTGCTCGATCCTGACGACCTGGGTGTGGAATGGCGGGCCATTCGTTGTGCCTTCGGCCATGTCCAAGGCGGGCGTGAATGTGATGACACAATCGCTCGCCGTGGAATGGGGCCGCTATGGCCTGCGCTTCAACGCAATTGCGCCGGGGCCTTTCCCGACAGAGGGCATGTCCAAACGCCTTTCACCGGACGCCGAGGGCGCCAAGCGGATGGATAGCGGCGCCTCCAACCCGATGGGCCGCGTGGGCGAGATGCATGAGCTGGTCAATCTGGCCGCCTTCCTGATGGCGCCGGGCGCAGAATATGTGAACGGACAGACGATCGCCATCGACGGAGCCGCCTATAATGCGGCGGGCGGAAACTTCAGCATGCTGACCGCCTGGGGCGACGAGCAATGGGCCGCCGCGCGCGACGCCATTGAAGCGACCAATGCGAAAGACCGCGCCAAACGTACGGTTTAA
- a CDS encoding mechanosensitive ion channel family protein gives MDDPMNPQTLWESLSPYLLPFGIRVIGAIILVIVGLRVASWLGNLVRRQSEKNARIDATLANFFASLVRWAIIAAVAIATLQVFGVQATSFVAILGALTLAIGLSMQGAMGNIASGVMIMVFRPYKLDDYIEAAGVAGTVKDISLFQTILATPDNIKVMVPNSQAIDGVIMNYSGFDRRRVDVTFGIDYDDDMDKAIGIVRRIIEADERVLKDPEPFVRVVNLGDSSVDIASRSWVIATDYWAVKFDILQKVKAAFDREGISIPYPHTTLVTKAPAAN, from the coding sequence ATGGACGATCCGATGAACCCGCAAACACTCTGGGAATCGCTCTCCCCTTACCTCCTGCCCTTCGGCATTCGGGTAATCGGCGCGATTATCCTGGTGATCGTTGGCCTGAGAGTGGCCAGCTGGCTGGGCAATCTCGTCCGGCGGCAATCGGAGAAGAACGCGCGGATCGACGCGACGCTGGCCAACTTCTTTGCCTCCCTCGTGCGCTGGGCGATCATTGCCGCCGTGGCCATTGCAACGCTGCAGGTGTTCGGCGTGCAGGCGACAAGCTTTGTGGCCATCCTCGGCGCGCTGACCCTGGCCATTGGCCTGTCGATGCAGGGCGCAATGGGCAATATTGCGTCGGGCGTGATGATCATGGTGTTTCGCCCCTACAAGCTGGACGACTATATCGAGGCAGCCGGTGTGGCCGGCACGGTGAAAGACATTTCCCTTTTCCAGACGATCCTGGCGACACCCGACAATATCAAGGTGATGGTGCCCAACAGCCAGGCTATCGACGGCGTGATCATGAACTATTCCGGCTTTGACCGGCGCCGCGTCGATGTCACCTTCGGCATCGATTATGACGATGACATGGACAAGGCTATTGGCATCGTGCGCCGCATTATCGAAGCCGATGAGCGCGTACTGAAGGACCCAGAGCCGTTCGTTCGCGTCGTGAACCTTGGCGACAGCTCGGTCGACATTGCCTCGCGCAGCTGGGTGATCGCCACCGATTACTGGGCGGTGAAGTTCGACATTCTCCAGAAGGTGAAGGCCGCGTTCGACCGGGAAGGCATTTCCATTCCCTATCCGCACACAACGCTGGTGACCAAGGCGCCAGCCGCGAACTAG
- a CDS encoding NADPH:quinone oxidoreductase family protein → MRSLVVSELASEFAGTGLQDLPLPQPKPGEVRVAVKAASLNFPDLLMTEGKYQLKPELPFTLGMELAGVVDAVGEGVSQFSVGDEVAGGSRIGAFSEYIAMPAAGLRKKPAALSFAEASAYGAAYLTAYVSLVRRGNLQPGETLLVHGASGGVGMAAVEVGKLLGATVIATSASDKKLETVKARGADHVINVNNGFREEVKALTGGRGADVIYDPVGGDVFDESVRCIAFDGRLLIIGFTSGRIPSVSVNMPLIKGFSVVGVRAGEYGRQFPEKGRENMEAIWKWAEEGKVKPCIYAEVPLADWRRAFDMMRSREVVGKVVLVP, encoded by the coding sequence ATGAGGTCGCTTGTTGTCAGTGAGCTTGCCTCGGAATTTGCCGGCACGGGCCTCCAGGATCTGCCGCTTCCCCAGCCAAAGCCGGGCGAGGTTCGCGTTGCGGTGAAAGCCGCCAGCCTCAACTTCCCAGACCTTCTGATGACGGAAGGAAAATACCAGCTGAAGCCGGAGCTTCCCTTCACGCTGGGTATGGAGCTGGCCGGTGTCGTCGATGCCGTGGGCGAGGGCGTCTCGCAGTTCTCCGTGGGCGATGAAGTCGCGGGCGGCAGCCGCATCGGCGCCTTCTCCGAATACATCGCCATGCCCGCTGCCGGCCTGCGCAAGAAGCCCGCCGCGCTCAGCTTCGCCGAAGCCTCTGCCTATGGCGCGGCGTACCTGACGGCCTATGTGTCGCTGGTCCGGCGCGGCAATCTCCAGCCGGGCGAAACGCTGCTGGTGCATGGCGCCTCCGGCGGCGTCGGCATGGCGGCGGTGGAAGTGGGCAAGCTGCTGGGCGCCACCGTCATCGCCACTTCGGCGTCGGACAAGAAGCTGGAAACCGTCAAGGCGCGCGGCGCCGATCACGTCATCAACGTCAACAATGGCTTCCGCGAAGAGGTCAAGGCGCTGACCGGCGGTCGCGGCGCGGATGTGATCTACGATCCTGTCGGCGGCGATGTGTTCGATGAGAGCGTGCGCTGCATCGCGTTTGATGGCCGCCTGCTGATCATCGGCTTCACCTCCGGCCGCATTCCCAGCGTCAGCGTGAACATGCCGCTGATCAAGGGCTTCTCGGTCGTCGGTGTGCGGGCGGGCGAATATGGCCGTCAGTTCCCGGAAAAAGGCCGCGAGAATATGGAAGCCATCTGGAAATGGGCCGAAGAAGGCAAGGTAAAGCCCTGCATCTACGCCGAAGTCCCTCTGGCTGACTGGCGCCGCGCGTTCGACATGATGCGCAGCCGCGAGGTCGTCGGCAAAGTGGTGCTGGTGCCGTAA
- a CDS encoding M23 family metallopeptidase produces the protein MRAGTITLALLALLLPACASSPGPYRPSQTILRMPPVDYGPPGDARNPPQGPFQPNAYLRTCPGMRVSNAPPLDTERWIIDFKPIIVAFGVVLATAPVNDVCLASGFGLRNGRVHNGIDLTNRPPGLIYSGAPGRVVEARTSSGYGLTVVIDHGQGVYTRYAHMDYLAPGIAPGVALGFGHPVGQMGASGNAQGPHLHYEILTGNIDNPKGSFGLVAHDPFSFPAYAPVASPGY, from the coding sequence ATGAGGGCAGGGACGATAACGCTGGCTTTGCTGGCGCTTCTCCTGCCTGCCTGCGCCTCGTCGCCGGGCCCGTATCGTCCCTCTCAAACCATCCTGCGTATGCCCCCGGTGGACTATGGTCCGCCGGGCGACGCGCGCAATCCGCCCCAGGGCCCGTTCCAGCCCAACGCCTATCTGCGCACATGTCCCGGCATGCGCGTCTCCAATGCCCCGCCGCTGGATACCGAGCGCTGGATCATCGACTTCAAGCCCATCATCGTTGCCTTCGGCGTGGTGCTGGCCACCGCGCCCGTCAATGATGTCTGCCTTGCCTCCGGTTTCGGCCTGCGCAATGGGCGCGTGCATAATGGCATAGACCTGACCAACCGCCCGCCCGGCCTCATCTATTCCGGTGCTCCCGGCCGCGTGGTCGAGGCGCGCACATCCTCCGGCTACGGGCTGACGGTGGTGATCGATCATGGCCAGGGCGTCTACACGCGCTACGCCCATATGGATTATCTCGCCCCCGGCATAGCGCCGGGCGTTGCCCTCGGCTTCGGCCATCCCGTCGGCCAGATGGGCGCCAGCGGCAATGCGCAGGGGCCTCACCTGCACTATGAAATCCTTACCGGGAATATCGACAATCCGAAGGGCTCCTTCGGCCTCGTCGCGCACGATCCGTTCAGCTTTCCGGCTTATGCACCTGTCGCGTCGCCCGGTTATTAG
- a CDS encoding DUF6498-containing protein, whose amino-acid sequence MKQAFSPALLARAYADPLAWLNLAVDLLPIWAVLQFGWGATPLVALYWLENLVIGVFTVLRMAGAGVAQVAEKGAAMLAGSLFLAAFFCVHYGAFCWGHGVFLSVFVDPQMGFPSPQKLLAWALGTGAHMPLFLGAIVAANLVFFLVDFIGRGEARRTSLEAEMAAPYGRIFTLHVAIILGAMFAFGAGDPLIGVFFLILIRVVFGVFLSVRRCLRRDRLQAEEMPA is encoded by the coding sequence ATGAAACAGGCATTTTCACCCGCGCTTCTGGCGCGCGCCTATGCTGATCCACTGGCCTGGCTCAATCTGGCCGTCGATCTGCTGCCCATCTGGGCGGTGCTCCAGTTCGGCTGGGGCGCCACGCCGCTGGTCGCGCTCTACTGGCTGGAAAATCTCGTCATCGGCGTCTTCACGGTTTTGCGCATGGCCGGCGCGGGTGTGGCGCAGGTTGCGGAAAAAGGCGCCGCCATGCTCGCCGGGTCGCTGTTCCTGGCGGCCTTCTTCTGTGTGCATTATGGCGCCTTCTGCTGGGGGCATGGCGTGTTCCTGTCGGTCTTCGTTGATCCGCAGATGGGCTTTCCCTCGCCGCAAAAGCTGCTCGCCTGGGCGCTGGGCACAGGTGCCCATATGCCGCTTTTCCTCGGCGCCATCGTCGCGGCAAACCTTGTCTTCTTCCTGGTCGATTTCATTGGCCGGGGTGAGGCGCGCCGCACGTCGCTGGAGGCCGAAATGGCCGCCCCCTATGGCCGCATCTTCACGCTGCACGTCGCCATCATCCTCGGCGCCATGTTCGCCTTCGGCGCGGGCGACCCCCTGATCGGGGTATTCTTCCTCATTCTCATCCGTGTAGTCTTCGGCGTCTTCCTCTCGGTCCGCCGCTGCCTGCGGCGCGATCGTCTTCAGGCGGAAGAAATGCCCGCATGA
- a CDS encoding DUF6498-containing protein: MNKTLSLIARAYQDPLSRISLAVDLLPILAIFAFGWGAAPLVALYWLENLVIGAFTLLRMVSTGFYNRGMFALFLFTGPFFCVHYGIFCYGHGLFLRTLSAPNDPGTSFTGLIEWALASGPWMPAFLAAIIAVNAAYFALDYIGRGEAAKANPFAEMFMPYDRIITLHVAIILGTMLTLGLGQPLLGVLLLLTLRVAYGLLQATRRRKKRDAQLAEGVELATV, from the coding sequence ATGAACAAGACGCTCTCGCTGATCGCCCGCGCCTATCAGGACCCTCTCTCCCGCATCAGCCTCGCAGTGGATCTCCTGCCCATCCTCGCCATCTTCGCTTTCGGCTGGGGCGCCGCGCCGCTCGTCGCGCTCTACTGGCTGGAAAATCTTGTCATCGGCGCCTTCACCCTGCTGCGCATGGTCTCCACGGGCTTTTACAATCGCGGCATGTTCGCGCTTTTCCTGTTCACCGGCCCGTTCTTCTGCGTTCATTACGGCATCTTCTGCTACGGCCACGGCCTCTTCCTGCGCACGCTTTCCGCCCCGAACGACCCCGGCACGAGCTTCACCGGCCTCATCGAATGGGCGCTTGCCTCCGGCCCGTGGATGCCCGCCTTTTTAGCCGCCATCATCGCCGTCAACGCCGCCTATTTCGCGCTGGACTATATCGGCCGGGGCGAGGCGGCGAAGGCAAACCCCTTTGCCGAAATGTTCATGCCGTATGACCGGATCATCACCCTCCACGTCGCCATCATCCTCGGCACGATGCTCACCCTCGGGCTGGGCCAGCCCCTCCTGGGCGTCCTGCTTCTCCTCACTCTCCGCGTCGCCTACGGCCTCCTCCAGGCCACCCGCCGCCGCAAGAAACGCGATGCTCAGCTGGCGGAGGGTGTGGAGCTTGCCACCGTCTGA
- a CDS encoding trimeric intracellular cation channel family protein — MNPILILDYAGIAVFAATGALAASRKQLDIIGFLFFAAFTGVGGGTVRDLILGVPVFWVVNHDYLMICLVTAALVYFTAHLFESRYKLLLWLDAIGLGAYCVFGAWKALTVTGSPVIAVVMGVITASFGGILRDQLSGEPCILLRPEIYITAALAGAATYTGLHMAGLEGMVAAVPAAIVAFAIRGGAMKFGWSIPLYKSRPGRPPEEIS, encoded by the coding sequence ATGAACCCCATCCTCATTCTCGATTATGCGGGCATTGCCGTGTTTGCCGCTACCGGGGCGCTGGCCGCCTCGCGCAAGCAGCTCGACATTATCGGCTTCCTCTTCTTTGCCGCCTTCACCGGGGTAGGGGGCGGCACGGTGCGCGATCTCATTCTTGGCGTGCCGGTCTTCTGGGTCGTCAATCACGACTATCTGATGATCTGCCTCGTCACCGCCGCGCTCGTCTATTTCACGGCCCACCTGTTTGAGTCCCGCTACAAGCTGCTCCTCTGGCTCGATGCCATCGGGCTCGGCGCCTATTGCGTGTTCGGCGCGTGGAAGGCGCTCACCGTCACCGGCTCGCCGGTCATCGCCGTGGTCATGGGGGTCATCACCGCCAGCTTCGGCGGCATCCTGCGCGACCAGCTGTCCGGCGAGCCCTGCATCCTCCTGCGCCCGGAAATCTACATCACCGCGGCCCTCGCCGGGGCGGCCACCTATACCGGGCTGCACATGGCCGGGCTCGAAGGCATGGTCGCCGCCGTGCCCGCCGCGATCGTCGCCTTTGCCATCCGGGGCGGGGCGATGAAGTTTGGCTGGTCGATCCCCCTCTACAAGAGCCGGCCGGGCCGCCCGCCCGAGGAGATCAGCTGA
- a CDS encoding mechanosensitive ion channel family protein, translating to MSIPTETQRIIALLNIDTSTWPAWLAFSWPHIVKWGLVLLSIVLIWLLATAVKYLVRFTGKRMSPKDKDFDGSAWDLTASVSRVFALILLSPLPLGLAGYDWQRLVETRGPGALAAVAILFFALMGANMISKSLRRFGEKAHAHAGADDTLIAFSASLIKYVIFAIAIVTALIQLGFPAASLAAVLGAAGLAIGLALQDTLKSVAAGVMLAVFRPFRIGDFVTLADLEGEVTNITPFTTSLKQTDNKIVSVTNDKVWGSPLINHTMQPYRRIDLLFGVSYEDDLDKVLRVMEETAQQHPSIISYMPIWAGVQSLDDWSVSVRLRVWVPTGEFFQTNADLRKGVKQAFDREGITIPYPIQVEYQHQADDEPPKKSGPLFKDDGPHYDPPETQS from the coding sequence ATGAGCATACCGACCGAGACCCAGCGCATCATCGCGCTCCTGAACATCGACACCAGCACCTGGCCCGCCTGGCTTGCATTCTCCTGGCCGCACATCGTGAAATGGGGGCTGGTGCTCCTGTCGATCGTGCTGATCTGGCTGCTGGCGACGGCGGTGAAGTATCTGGTGCGCTTCACCGGCAAGCGCATGTCGCCCAAAGACAAGGACTTTGACGGATCGGCCTGGGACCTGACGGCCTCGGTCTCGCGCGTCTTTGCGCTGATCCTGCTCTCGCCGCTGCCGCTGGGCCTTGCGGGCTATGATTGGCAAAGACTGGTGGAGACGCGCGGGCCGGGCGCGCTGGCCGCCGTGGCGATCCTGTTCTTTGCCCTGATGGGCGCGAACATGATCTCCAAATCCCTGCGGAGGTTCGGGGAGAAAGCACATGCCCATGCCGGGGCCGACGATACGCTGATCGCCTTCTCCGCCTCGCTGATCAAATATGTGATCTTTGCCATCGCCATCGTGACGGCGCTGATCCAGCTCGGCTTTCCGGCGGCCTCGCTTGCAGCCGTGCTGGGCGCGGCGGGCCTGGCCATCGGCCTTGCCCTGCAGGACACGTTGAAATCGGTCGCCGCCGGCGTGATGCTGGCGGTGTTCCGCCCGTTCCGGATCGGAGACTTTGTGACGCTCGCCGACCTGGAAGGCGAAGTGACCAACATCACGCCCTTCACCACCTCGCTGAAGCAGACCGACAACAAGATCGTCTCGGTGACCAATGACAAGGTGTGGGGATCTCCGCTGATCAATCACACCATGCAACCTTACCGGCGCATCGACCTGCTGTTTGGCGTCTCCTATGAAGACGACCTCGACAAGGTGCTGCGCGTGATGGAGGAGACGGCGCAACAGCATCCGAGCATCATCAGCTATATGCCGATCTGGGCGGGTGTTCAGTCGCTGGATGACTGGAGCGTGAGTGTGCGCCTGCGCGTCTGGGTGCCGACAGGCGAATTCTTCCAGACAAACGCCGACCTGCGCAAAGGCGTGAAACAGGCCTTCGACCGGGAAGGCATCACCATCCCCTATCCGATCCAGGTGGAATACCAGCACCAGGCCGACGACGAGCCGCCCAAGAAGTCCGGTCCCCTGTTCAAAGATGACGGCCCCCATTACGACCCACCCGAAACGCAATCCTGA
- a CDS encoding S1 family peptidase: MRRTSLGALAGLAIFLAACDQILLPGLNPAAPETKAEDDTFGGYTEADLTPTPEEIAAEQAEAEQAAEAEAAAAEDVAVEETPAEGVTAEDGDGAAPAPGPDTAPAPDEDAQLMPAALRAATLGPINAGICSLPDGAAPTPTVARAAGATGLEEPVAGVEAVNALAATLGSFPGIVKLEPRRAEPTGAIASGHCGAVRIARNWFVTAAHCIDEPFDELRVIGEAANLRSPEAKRVSADYAICHAGYQGTNNGYANDIALVRMNEAQIAALGNVPVARFGATAKPLAPANYPAGEMAGWGLTRFDGQLSNELLTTRLKITHAGPATITVASENGAGPCIGDSGGPLYVTEEDGSKTVVGILSVVEQNRTTGHFCEGDYSGRYTNLQGYAGWISAVMALCETDGAACR, translated from the coding sequence ATGCGACGCACCAGCCTGGGGGCCCTTGCGGGCCTTGCGATTTTTCTTGCCGCCTGTGACCAGATCCTGCTGCCGGGCCTGAACCCGGCGGCGCCGGAAACCAAGGCCGAGGATGACACATTCGGCGGCTATACCGAGGCCGACCTGACGCCGACTCCCGAAGAGATTGCCGCTGAGCAGGCGGAGGCTGAACAGGCCGCAGAGGCTGAAGCGGCAGCGGCGGAAGACGTGGCGGTGGAGGAGACCCCGGCTGAGGGCGTGACCGCCGAGGACGGCGACGGCGCCGCCCCTGCCCCTGGCCCTGACACTGCTCCTGCCCCTGACGAGGACGCCCAGCTGATGCCGGCAGCCCTGCGCGCCGCCACGCTGGGGCCGATCAATGCGGGCATCTGCAGCCTGCCCGATGGGGCCGCGCCAACGCCGACCGTGGCCAGGGCCGCCGGGGCGACCGGGCTGGAAGAACCGGTGGCCGGCGTGGAAGCCGTCAATGCGCTGGCCGCAACGCTCGGGTCTTTTCCGGGCATCGTGAAGCTGGAGCCGCGCCGGGCCGAGCCGACCGGCGCGATCGCCAGCGGGCATTGCGGCGCCGTGCGGATTGCGCGCAACTGGTTTGTGACGGCGGCCCATTGCATCGATGAACCGTTTGACGAGCTGCGCGTGATTGGCGAGGCGGCCAACCTGCGCAGCCCGGAGGCCAAGCGCGTTTCGGCAGACTACGCCATCTGCCATGCAGGCTATCAGGGCACGAACAATGGCTACGCCAATGACATTGCGCTGGTGAGGATGAATGAGGCGCAGATTGCCGCGCTGGGCAATGTGCCGGTGGCGCGCTTCGGGGCGACGGCAAAACCGCTGGCCCCGGCGAACTATCCGGCAGGAGAAATGGCGGGCTGGGGCCTGACGCGGTTTGACGGGCAGCTTTCCAATGAATTGCTGACCACGCGCCTGAAGATCACCCATGCCGGCCCCGCCACCATCACCGTGGCAAGCGAGAATGGCGCCGGCCCCTGCATCGGCGACAGCGGCGGCCCGCTCTATGTGACCGAAGAAGATGGCAGCAAGACGGTGGTGGGCATTCTCTCCGTTGTCGAACAAAACCGCACGACCGGGCATTTCTGCGAGGGCGACTATAGCGGGCGCTATACCAACCTGCAGGGCTATGCGGGCTGGATCTCTGCTGTAATGGCGCTGTGCGAGACCGATGGGGCCGCCTGCCGCTGA
- a CDS encoding alpha/beta hydrolase, translating into MSLQRVIAKAIASLPGGMIVKMAGGEPLTVEGRTLEPQLQLIAWNGRNAPPMSTLPAEMVQEAVKAQLALLADQPPGGVGIEEFSIPGPDANQIPVRLYRPASQDPRHPLMVYFHMGGGVIGDMDTCHAFCGMLAQGAQAPILSVDYRLAPQHIYPAGLNDCFAAYKWAVANAEKFGAPAGKVAVGGDSMGGNFSAIISQRMKREGGPMPALQLLIYPAIDISKHYPSKTSFANTFSLSQDTMDWFMRQYLPEGFDYTHLNVSPGQETDLYGLPPTIVVTAGHDPLVDEGDEYAERLKAAGVKVQHKRYDNLAHAFTAFTFMSPGSRAACAEIARMVHDSFAARR; encoded by the coding sequence ATGAGCCTTCAGCGCGTGATCGCAAAGGCGATCGCCAGCCTGCCCGGCGGCATGATTGTAAAGATGGCTGGCGGCGAGCCGTTGACGGTCGAAGGCCGCACGCTTGAGCCCCAGCTCCAGCTGATCGCCTGGAACGGCCGCAATGCCCCGCCCATGTCCACCCTGCCGGCAGAGATGGTTCAGGAAGCCGTCAAAGCCCAGCTTGCCCTGCTGGCAGACCAGCCTCCGGGTGGTGTCGGCATTGAAGAATTCTCCATTCCGGGGCCGGATGCCAACCAGATCCCCGTGCGCCTTTACCGGCCCGCCTCGCAGGACCCGCGCCATCCTCTGATGGTCTACTTCCATATGGGCGGCGGCGTGATCGGAGACATGGACACCTGCCACGCCTTTTGTGGCATGCTGGCCCAGGGCGCCCAGGCGCCGATCCTCTCGGTGGATTACCGGCTGGCGCCCCAGCACATCTATCCGGCGGGCCTGAACGATTGTTTCGCGGCCTATAAATGGGCCGTTGCCAATGCCGAGAAATTCGGCGCGCCAGCCGGGAAGGTGGCCGTAGGCGGGGATAGCATGGGCGGAAACTTCTCCGCCATCATCAGCCAGCGGATGAAACGCGAAGGCGGCCCGATGCCGGCGCTGCAGCTGCTGATCTATCCGGCGATCGACATTTCGAAGCACTATCCTTCCAAAACCAGCTTCGCCAACACCTTCTCGCTCAGCCAGGACACGATGGACTGGTTCATGCGGCAATATCTGCCCGAGGGCTTTGACTATACCCATCTGAATGTGTCCCCCGGCCAGGAAACAGATCTCTACGGCCTGCCGCCCACCATTGTCGTCACCGCGGGGCATGACCCGCTGGTGGATGAAGGAGACGAGTATGCCGAGCGGCTGAAAGCGGCCGGCGTGAAGGTGCAGCACAAGCGTTATGACAATCTCGCCCACGCCTTCACGGCCTTCACTTTCATGTCGCCGGGCAGCCGCGCGGCCTGCGCCGAAATTGCCCGCATGGTGCATGACAGTTTCGCGGCGCGCCGCTGA